In the Aythya fuligula isolate bAytFul2 chromosome 29, bAytFul2.pri, whole genome shotgun sequence genome, CCTCTggctccccaccacccccaaatTGCTGAGGGGCTGTTCCCAAACCACCAGCAGCCCTTGTAGGGGCAGGCTGAGAGCCCAGGTACCAACACTGGGGCACGAGGTCCATAAAACCTCTGCGTTTAGGGCGCACAAGGAAACACAGAGCGGTGAAGGCGCAGCCACTGCTCCTCCTCCTAGCCAAACGAGCGCCTGGAGCACTCCTGAACCCCTTCAGCAACGATGGGAAACAAGCCCCAAATGAGCAAAAGACACAAGAGCCACCCTCAACACCCTCACCTGCTCCCAGCAAGGCTTAGAGAAGAATTATTTCTGCTAACGGTGAGAGAAGCACCCTGTGACTGCAGCGGGTGCTGCAGAAGCTTCTCGAAACCTGGGGGGACAGCACAGCGAGAAGCCACAGACCCGCACGCCCAGGAACAACCTCCTGAAGGCTCTTAACAGCAACACTCGGCTCTTGTTAGAAGCCCAAAGCCTCGACTGCCTGCCCCGAGGAGCTTTATTCCTTTACGGCCCTGCAACACAAAGGCTCGTTCTGTTCTAGTTCATGGGACAGCCTCGGGCAGCTCTCCCCAGGTCAGCACCCGCACCCGGCCCGGGCTCCGTTTCAAACACACACTCCTGAACAATGAGCAGCTGACAACAGCGGGACCGGGAAAAAGCCCGCACGAAAATATAATGGAGGGGGCGTGCTCCGAGGTTTATGCTCCGAAAACAGAGCTCGGGCTCgagggggaggaaaacaaaagagcaaGAGACAAAGTTCGGAAGTTCCCAGGCTAAATGgaacatcctcctcctcctccaaacaACTCCCATAAAACAGTGGGGCACAGCCAGCCTCATTAAGGCCTCCCATTTAGAGAAACGCGCTGCTTTTGTTCCAGATTCCCGGACAGGTTTCTCATTTTATGCCCTGAAAGGTAGTAATGGTTTAATAACACTTTCACAGGAAGCAATTCGGCCGGGGCCGGCCGCGCTCCCAGCGCAGCGCCGCGGGTGCAGGACGCCCCCTCCTGCCCGCACAGCACCACGGCCCCAGCACCCCAACCCAGTGCTTGGGGTGCACCCCACACCCCGTTACCACTCGGGGCTGAGGCTCCCTGCGAGCAGGGATGCCCAAAACCACGCGAGCTCCAAGCTGCTTTCAGCCCAAGCTCTGAGACTGGGCTGTGCCAAGCTCGCGCCACCACCCGCAGCCTCAGAAGCgaccccaggagctgccctcgCTGCGGGGGCTGCGACCCCTCCGGCCTCAGGGGGTCTCAGGAGGCTCACGAAGAACCCGTAAGCGTTTGGAGGAGGGGGAGCACACCCCCCGTGCACCCCTCGCCTTACAGCCACCCCCCCCAGGTTTGTTTTGGCCCCCACAGAGAGGATAGTTACACGTCGGGCGATTTTACGGGAGGCTCCTCCGCTTTGACGGGCGGCTCCGCCGGcttctgctcttcttcctgCCAGGGAAGGAGTCGAGAGGGGGTCAGGAGGAGCCCAGCACCTCGCAGGGAGGCTGTCAGGGCTCGTAACTCTGTGTTCAGCGGGGACGTGCCTGCATTTCAGCCCCCGAGGGCTCCTGTAACGTGTCACAGCAGCCGGGGACACTCCACATCCCCAGGGACGAGCGCCCAGCTCCTGAGCACAAGCGGCTGCCTCACGgcggagggaagggaagggaagggccgTGTGCTCTGagcccccttcctcctccccagccgTGCCTAACTCAGTCCACAAGGCACTACACGGAGCATTTCTCAccataaatattatataatgGTAAATATTGTATCCAAACCCTGACAGGGTTTGAACAATGCTGGTACagacaaggatttatttttttttttttttaacaccccAAAGCCAAGCCCTTAGCACAAGGCCCGGGCTTTGCAAGGCTCAGGAAATAATTTGAACGAGGCCCTCGGGCTGGCAAGCAGGGCCAGCAAACACCCAAAGCACACGGCTCCCGTTGTCTCGTGCTGCTCTAGGAAGGCTCAGTGCCCTTCTCCCACCAGATGTGTTTCGGGACACTGGGGAGAAGCTCCCGGGTGCCTCACACGTCCTCGTGGGGCCACGTGCTTGAACATCACCATTGACAAAATCACGGGGTGACAGCGCGGCTCCTGCTGAGCCCGGGCAGAATTCCCCCCTCCGAAGCAGCAGCCACGCACGGAGCCCACACACGCCTCCAAAGCCCAGCTTTTCACACACCCTGCACACCGACGCAGCGACGCTGAGCCTTCAGCATCAGAACTGGGCAGTTTTGACCCCccagtgagcagcagcagtgcttcaCAATGGTGCCTGGCAGCACTCGTTGCAAGGCAGCCTCCAGTTCTGCCCCCTCGTCCCAGCGCCCTCCCAGCTGGGCCCGGCACAGCGAAACCCAACACGGCCACCCAGAGGCCGCGCGCCGCCAGGCCAGCCCCAAATTTACCTCTATTTCTTCTCCCAGAACGTCTTCCTCGTTGGCTTCTTCTTCAgctgaaggggaagaaaaaaaacagagtaattaataatgaaaatcaCTCGATTAATACCTGGCCTCCCCGATAAGGCCACTGTGAGCGTTTGATTCACGAAATGAGGAGGGGAGAAGCAAAACCACAGCAACGTGCCCAAACAAAGCCCAACCCCAGGAGCTCTCTCGCCAATGCCAACCCcgagcagcagccacagcctggGGGGGGCTCTAGGAAGGAGCCCCCGTGCCCatgaggggggtgagggggggctGCGTCCGTACCGTGCTCCTCCAGGTAGGCCTGCAGCCGGTTGATGAGATCCTGCTTGTTCCCCTTTGCCTCCAGGCCGCGGGCCAGGCACTCCTgcttcagctctgccagctgcgACGGGGGAAGCTCCGATTAATTAGCGGGCGTGATTAACGGGGGACGCAGCGAGGGgagaataataacaaaaaagggggaaaacgGCGCACAACCGAGGCAGGTTTTTAGCAGCCCCGCACGCTgagccccccccacccccgcctTTGCTGCAGGCGCCCCGGTTGCCCCCCATTGCTCCCCGGGGCCTGGGGGTGCAGAACGGCCCGGGCGGCCTcagggcagcggggagggaCCCCGAACAgcccggggggggcaccggggagcggcaccggcaccgggaggCAGCGGCGGCTCCGCACACAGCCCCGTGTGCCTGCGAGCGCGGCCCAAGCCGGGAACCCGGCCCCACCGAGCACCCCCAGGCCCCACCAGGCCCCACCGGGCCTCACCGGGCCCCCAACCGGGGCCTCCCACAGGGCCCAGCGGCGGGAGGCGCTGCCCCGGGCCCGGTCACGACCCAGAGGCGGCGGCTGGAGCCTGAACCCATCGGCCCCGGGCCCCCCGAGTGCTGGCGGGGGTCAACGGCCCGGTAGCGGCCCGGTGGAGGCGGCGCGGGCCCCGCCGGTACCTTCAGCTTGTGGAGCTCCACGGGCTCCGCCGCCATCTTGCCGCCCCCTcaggccgccgccgccgctgccgccgccggccccgccccccgccggcAGCCCGCCGCCCAATCACGGCCGCGCTTCCTGGACCGGCGATTTCAAACTGCCGCCCAACACCGCTCCCGCCGATTGGAGGGCTGCCCCGCGGCGCCTCGCGCTCGCTGTTGGTTCTCCGGCGCGAGGGGGCGGGGAGGAGGTTCTGACGGACGGGCAGAGCGACCAATGGAAGTGGAGAAACGGAGGGGAGCGGCCAATGGGGATGGAGGGTCGGGAACGCGGACTTCCTGGAGAcgaggccgggccggggcctGGCAACGGGGCCCGGGGCCCTGCGGAGCCGCCGGGTGAGGGGGGGGCGGGACCGGAGGGGGAccgggaggggggaggggaagggaccGGGGCTGTGGGGGCCGGGAATGGAAGCACCGGAGGGAGCGGGGCCTGGGGAACCGGGGGAAACCGGGGAACGGGGAGGCCGGGCCCGGGGAACCgggaggggaccgggggggtccgggaggggggagcggggggcaccggggctgtgggggccgggagcgggggcACCGGAGGGAGCGGGGCCTGGGGAACCGGGGACCGGGGAGGCTGAGCCCTGGAgaaccgggaccgggaccggggctGGGACCGGGCCCCGCGGGGGTTTGCGATCGTTCCCCGGCCCCCCCGAgccccggtgcccggtgcccacCTCAGGGCAGCGCCGCCGTTCCCCTTTGGGCCCGCTGCCGAGCCCCGGGAGAGCAACCGGGAGGCGCCCGGCAGCGGGCCCCAAACTGCGGGGATTTGGGGAAACGGCCCCAAAAGGCCGCTGAGAGCCCCGTGCCCACGGCAGGATGAACGTCGGCGTGGCGCACAGCGAGCTGAACCCCAACACGCGCGTGGCGAGCAGCCGCGGCAGCTGGCTGGCCTACGGGCTGGCGGTGGGCGCCCTGCACGTCGTCCTGCTCAGCGTCCCCGTCCTCAGCGTCCCCATGGTCTGGACGCTCACCAACGTCCTGCACAACCTGGTGAGTcccggccccgcgctgccctACCGGGGCTgcaccggcaccgggcacgGTTCGGTGTCCCTGGGCTACGGAAGGTGACGGCAACTGCGGGCACTGAAAAAAGGAGAGCACAGAAAGGGGGAATCTGGGGTGCTGggtccagctctgggctccccggtacaaaagAGACCGGGATCTCCTGGGAAGGGTCCAGCGGAGCCCACGAAGgtgatacggggcctggagcatcttccctaggaggagaggctgagagacctggggctgttcagccttgggaagagaagactgaggggggatctcatcaatgtgctTAAATATGTGAAGCGTGGGAGacagggatttggccaacctcttctcagaggcctgtggggacaggacaagaggcaacggccacaaaatggagcccaggcagttccgcaccaacaggcgaaagaaattcttcacagagagggtgccGGagcgctgggacaggctgcccagggaggctgtggggtctccttctctggagatattcaaggcccgtctggagGCCTAcgtgggcagcctgctgtagggagctgctttggcaggggggttggtcCCGATGAGCTCTCTCCCCTTGCTCTACCTCGTGTCCAGGAGCTCCCACAGCCTCGGAACAGCCTGAGCTGGGCTTTGCTGATGTCCTCCCCCCCCAACACCCACAGGTGATGTACTTGCTGCTGCACACAGTGAAGGGGACCCCGTTTGAAACCCCCGACCAGGGCAAGGATCGCCTCCTCACGCACTGGGAGCAGATCGACTACGGGCTGCAGTGCACCTCCTCGCGCAAGTTCCTCAGCATCTCCCCGGTGGTGCTGTGAGTGCCGCGCTAAACCGGGCAGAGAGGAGCCAGGCGGGGGACTGGGGGGGAGcttccagggctgctgctggcacagctcagcGCATTCAGCCCCTGCACAGACAGGTCCCAGGGGTTGGGAGGTTTTCCCAGCTGAGGCACTGGGGTTTTGTACAGCAAACAGCAGCGAGCACCCCAAAAAATCCCCGCCCTGCCCCCGGGGAAGCAGGGCAGCGCAGAATAACCCACGggctccctctctcccccccccaggTACCTCCTCACCAGCTTCTACACCAAGTACGACCCCGCGCACTTCGTGATCAACACGGCCTCCCTGCTCAGCGTCCTCCTGCCCAAGCTGCCCCAGTTCCACGGCGTGCGGCTCTTCGGCATCAACAAGTACTGAGCCCCGCGCCCACCGCCCCCTGGGGCTGGGCGCACCAGCTCCTGCGTGCAGGGCTTCCCACGAGGGTTTTGGTAAGGTTCCTGCATCTCCTGAGGGCTCCTCGCTGGgccttcagctcctgctgctttgctggagATGCGTGAGCTGGACGGAGCGAGCCGGGCACGTCGCACACACACCCCCCACACTCCCTTGTGACCCCGTGGCGGTGGGGAAACACCCACGAGGGGAGAACTGTCAACCAGTGGGAAGAGCAACCACCCTGTGCCTCCTTCATCCTCATGTTTTGTGCAATTCCACCGTCATAAAGGCCCCGCAGAGCAGAGCAACATCctcacagcacagcccccagccaggAGAACACCCGCAGCCACCCCAGAGAGCGCCTGgagccagccccctgccccgcagAGGAGAGGCACGCTTCTAAACCATGCTTCAAGCTGGGAAAAGTGGTAAGAAAGAAGAGCACGGCCGTTAAACCCCAGCTGCTCACACCTGGGAGTACAGAGGGTGGCAGGACGCAGGCAGGGCTTCTTTACGTGACTTCatgtaaaaagaaatccaaataaaaaaCGGCTCCTGGTCCTCAGCATTAGGGAAATGTGCCGAGTGTCCCTCAAACCGTGCAAAGCTGAGGCTGGAGAAGTAAAACCATCGCAGCTGAAAGCGTGCAGGGAGCCTGGCGGCGGTGCTGAGGACGGCTGCGCACCGTGAGCACAGCGCCCGCGCGCTGCATTCGCTGTATTAATAGAAAGGGGATGTGCGGGGTCATAAACAGGGGTGAGCGAGCAAAAAGAAACTGGTTTAAATGCAGCACGGAACGTGCTAGAAGCTGCCtggccccagagctgctctgcccacgcccctctgctgccccgcaggtgttttggggtgcgcgtggagggaaggggcagcagcccccctgccatgggcacctGGGCTCCTACAACACCCCCTGAAGAGACCTGGGGGGGAGTCGGTCCAGCACGGCCCCCGCTGTGCCCCCCTGGGGGTTCTGTGGTGTCGCTGCCTCCGGCGCAGTTCCTCCTGCtcaccccagccccaccagctcaCAGTTAACTTCTAAACACACggattactttaaaaaaaaaaatagattttttttttatttcaaagagcCCTTGTAGTGCCCGACAGAGCACGGCCTCCCCCCGCCCAGGGAgcgcccccccagcacccacggGGCGCTCAGCGCTGGAAGGGGCGCCGCACCTTCTTCCGCCTCTTGTGCTTGGCGTCGCCCTTGGGGGCTCCCCCCTCGGTCCTCGGCGGGGCCCCGGCTGCAGCCGcggcccccgggggggctgcgggcggggggggcgACGGGAAGCCCCCGGGCATCGGTCCTGAGGTCCCCTGGAACACGCGGGTGAAGAAGTCCTGCAGGTCGGCGgcggagctggggctgcccttgGAGGCGCTCCTGCTGGCAGGAAGGCGGCGTctgggggggctcctggggggccaacagcccccagcccccccaacccccccccactccaccccccagcagcagccaggccccGGCGTCACTCCCTGCTGCCACTGGTCCCCGTCCCGCCGCCAGCACTGACCTCTGCCGCCCGCCCGCGCCGGCGCTGCGCGCCCCGAAGGAGATGTGGTAGGGGACGCGGTGGGTGTCGGGGCAGATCCCCACGCGCTGGCAGCCGGCCCACTCTGCGGGGAGACACACGGCGTCACCGGGGGCTCGCCCTGACACCCccgcaggggctgggggacgcGGCGGCACCCACCGGTGATGTCGTAGACCTTGCCGTCCATCATGGCCAAGTAGGTGATcttcagccccagcaggctggACTCGGCCCAGAAGTCGCCCTCCTCGGCGGGGTGCAGCTGCCCGCACTCGGCGCAGTAGCGGGCGCTGAGCGGGTCGCGGTCCAGCTCGAACCTCCTGTGGTACCAGCACCGCGTCAGCCCCCACCGGGGCAGCACCGCGGGGCCGGGACGGAGCCCACGGCCCAAACGGTTCAACcccgagcggggccgggagcctCGGGACCTACTTGTGCTTGCCCTGGCACTTGCTGCACATCATGGTGTTCATGGCCTCCTTCAGGTCGTCCTGCAGCCTGCTCAGGAACTCGTTCACGGACCGGCTCAGCTCGCTCTCCGCCATCCGCTTCCTGCAGCCACCACACGGGGAGAGAGACGGGGTCAGAGCGCGGCGGTGCAGGGCTGCATGAGACCCCCgcggggggacggggctgtGGACCCGGTGCTCTCCCCGCTTCCCCCGCAGAATGACCCAGTGGGGCTCCAGGGGGTGAGGGcacccccgcagccccccgcccgccgccccaGCCCACTCACATCTTGTACTCCTTCCTCCTCTCGGGGTTGCTGACGATGTCCCAGGCCGCCCGCAGCACCTTGAAGGCCTCCTCCGCTCGCGGGTGCTCGTTCTTGTCCGGGTGGACCTGGGAGGCGCAGGGGGGGCTCAGCGCCGCGTCCCAGCGGGGCCGCAGCTCGctgccagcccccggccccccgctcACGCACCAGCACGGCCAGCCGGCGGTACGCCTTCTTCAGCTCGGCGTCCGACGCCGTCGCCTCCACGCCCAGCGCCTGGAAGGGGTTCAGCTCCTCCTCGGGCACCTCGGCCATGGCCAGCAGGCGGGCCACCTCCTCCCCGGAGCTGGCAGCCGGAGCCCCTCCGTCGAGGCCCGGCGCCGCATCCCCCGGCCCGCAGCCTGTCCGTAACTCCCCGGGGGGAGCTCGCCACCTCCGCAGCCAGTCCCAGAGGCGCTGGCAAGTCCCGGCCGCCCCGAGCAGCCCCCACGTCCTGCGGAGGCCGGTGGCGTCGAGGAACGCCGCGAGCCGGGTCTggcccagcctggccacacCGGCGGCCACGGCGCGCCAGCAGAGCCGCAGGCAGCCCAGCAACAGcacgaggagcagcagcagcagcgcgcaCAGCATCCACAGCAGCCGCCGCGCCACCTCCGCCccggcccgcagcccccgggccgCCCGCAGCCACCCGCTGCGAGCCCACTGGCCCACGCGCCGGCCCCAGCTGCGCACGGTGCCCGGTGCCGAGCCCAGCTCCCCGGCGCCCAGgcggcagcaggagcagagcaggcgGCCGCCGGCCTCCGCGCACAACCTCCGCGCCTGGCCCAGCGCCGCCTCCAGCAGCGCCTTCAGCCGGGCCAGCTCCTCCGTGCGGGCCCCGCGGCTCCGTTTCCTCACCGGGCGCTGCCGCCGGCcgccctcctccttctctttctccttctccttgggGGCCGAGCGCGGCCGCTGGCGTCGCCGGGGTCTCCGGGGTCCCTTCCCCGCGCCCCCCGGGTCCTCTCCGGTTGTGtcctcctcgccctcctcgGCCTCGCggggtggtggcggtggtggaCGGTGCTCGGTGGCGGCGCAGCGGGGGCAGGCGAGGCCGCAGGATCCGTCCCGGGCCCGGCAccggcagcagcccccgggACCGGTGGTGGAGCCGTCTCCGTCCCCGTCATCGTTGCCGTCGTCTTCAGTGGTGGCGGCCGCCGGTCGCAGGCCGCAGCTCCCGTTCCAGGCGGCGCTGCCCGGGGGGGCccggccgcctcccccccccccctcctcctcctcctcctcctcctcctcctgccccggcCGCGGGCGGCTCCCGGttcccgccgccgcccccctcgGCCTCGGCCGCTGCCCCGCGGCCCGGCGGGGGCTGAGCCAtggcggcggccccgggagTTAGGTCACCGCCATCGCCCCTGGGACCGGGAGCGGAGTCAGCGGGACCCGGGGGGGACCCGAGGGGGACCCGAGGGGGAACCGGGGGGAACCGGGGAGGGTGGGGGGCGCTACCGGGGGTACCGGCGGGGGAACCGGGGGCTGGGAGCGGCCGCGGGAGGCAGGCCCGGGGCGGCCCCCGGGGCCCCTTCGCGCTCCCCgagcggtgccggtgccggtgccggcggggggggggtctccgcctcctcccgcccccccccgggtTCCTCGCGCGCCTCACTTCCGCCttccgcccgcccgccgccgccgccacgcTCGCTTCCGGGGGCGTGGTCAGGCCCGGTTGCGTCACCCGCGTTGGCACCGCCCCCTCAGCGAAGCCCCGCCCCCATTAACCCCTTCGGTGCCGGGCGCGGAGTCGCCGTCCCGCGCTGCCCCCGGGGCCGCGTCCCGCAGCCGGGCGGGGctgggaccgggaccggggccgggctgccccACGCGTGTCCGTGCCCCCAGCGTGCCCGCGCTCCCCTTTTGTGCCCCTGCCCCACGGCAGGTCCCAGCCCCACGACGGGCTCTGTCCCCCACGCGTGTCCCCAAAACCACGCGTGTCCGTGTCCCCACGCGTGTCCCTATTCCCACGCGTGTCCATGTCCCTCGTGAGCTTCTACCCCCAGCGCGTGTCCGTGTCCCCCACGCGtgcccctgccccatccccacgCGTGTCCCCTCCCCACGCGTGTCCGTGTCCCGCGCGtgtccccgccgccccccccccctccgttCCGGgctcccctccccgctcccaTCCTGGCCCCGCcgcggctccccccgccccgctcccgccccccgccgcccccagccccggccccggccccgctccctgtcccgccccgcaccgcccccggccccgctcccagccccgctcccggtcccggtcccggtcccggccgTGTTTgagccccgcggccgggccgggTCCCGCCGCCCCCGGAGCGGGTGAGTCCCGGGACGGggcccccgcgccccccgccccccagatgtgcggggccggggggagtGGGAATCGGGGGAGGGGGGTACCGGGGGAGGGGGCTCCCCCCGCGCGCGTTTccgccgccccggggccggggagggggcagcggggggggggggatcccgGCGCCCCCCAGCGTGGCCGCCCCGTGCGCCCCCAGCCCGGCGGGGATGGAGCCCGGAGCCCCCTCGGTGCCGCGCTGCCGCCTGGAGCCGCGGCCCCCCCTcgagcccggccccgccgcgctctGCGCCCTCGGCTGCCTCCTCGGCCTCGTCTGCGGAGGCTTCGGTGAGTGGGGGGcgcacgggggggggggcacgggtTGGGGGGGTCGAGCGGGGAGCGCCGTGGATGGGGTACGGGGGGCACGGGCAGAAAGGAGGCATCTGGGGACAAGGGGTGCCCCTGGGGGATGGGGCgcaggggatgctgtggggcACAGCCCAGGGGGgcagtttgggggggggggcacggccagAGGGGATGGCCCAGGGGGAACCGTGGGATGTGGTGGGGGGCACGGCAAGATGGGGTGTCACCGGGGACACCATGGGATGTGACGGGGGGGGCACAGCAAGATGGGGATGTCACTGGGGACACGGCTGGGGGGGCACAGCAAGGTGGGATGGCACCAGGGACGCTGTGGGAGGTGGCCGGGGGGGCAGCAAGACGGGGGTGTCACTGGGGTCACCGTGGGACATGGCTGGGGGGGTACCACAAGATCGGGACATGAACGGGGACATGGTCGGGCAGGGGTGCACGGCAAAATGGGGATGTCACTGGGGACACTGTGGGAGGTGGCCGGGGGGGGTACAGCAAGATGAGGACACCACGGGGGACACGGCTGGGGGGCACAGCAAGATGGGACAGCATGGAGGACACCGTGGGATGTCACTGGGGGGGGTACAGCAAGACGGGGGTGTCACCGGGACACCATGGGACTTGTCCGGGAGGGCACGGCCGgaggggtggcactggggacagAGCCCCCCGGTGAgccccccccctcgcccccgTCAGGCTACCGCTGCTTCAAGGCCATCATGTTCCTgtcggggctgctgctgggctccgcCGTCATCTTTGCGCTGTGCTACAAGGAGCGGGTGCTGGAGACGCAGCTGAGCCTGGAGGTGAGCGCGGGCATCGCGCTGGGCATCGGGGCGCTGTGCGGGCTGCTGACGGCGCTGGTGCGCAGCGTGGGGCTCTTCACCaccgggctgctgctggggctgctgctggccacggCCGCGCTGGTGGCCACCGCgccgctgctgcagccccagagccccTGGGTGCCGGCGGGcggcctgctggggctggcgcTGCTCTGcgccctgctggccctgcacTGGCAGAAGCCGCTGACCGTGCTGGCCACGGCCGTgtgcggggcggcggcggtggtggtGTGCGCCGACTACGTGCTGGAGGCGCTGGCCCTGGTGCTCTACGTCTACGACCGGCTGCGGTTGGCGCCGCCGGCGCCGCTGTGCTGGTACAGCTGGGCCGTGCTGGGAGCCTGGCCCGCGCTCAGCGTCCTCGGAGTCCTCGTGCAGTGGAAGCTGacggccgggggctgctcccgTAGCGATGgtgagggggtgaggggggacgggatggggagcgggggggggggaaagggatggaaatgggggtgggaagggggatGGGGTTGGGATGGGGACTGGGATGGAAGTGGGCACAGGaatgggcaggggaagggggagagggtTGGAGATaggcatggggatggggatagggaCAGAAATGGGATGGGGTTGGGATGGAAACGGGcacaggaaggggaaagggatggaaacagggatgggatggggactgGGATGGAAATGGGCACAGGAAGGGGAATAGGATTGGAAATAGGCATGGAAATAGGGATAGGGACAGAAACGGGGATGAGGTTGGGATGGAAATGGGTGTGGGAAGAGGGACAGGGATGGAAGTGGGGTTTGGACAGGGACTGGGATGGAAATGGGCACAGGaatgggcaggggaagggggacaGAGATGGAAGTGGAGGTGTGGATAGGGATGGGGACTGGGATGGAAATGGGAATGGGGATGGAAGTGGGGACTGGGAAGAAAATGGACATGGAaatgggcaggaggagggggataGGGATGGAAATGAGCACGGGAACGGGCAGGGTAAGGGGGATAGAGATGGAAACAGACATGGGAATGGGAACAGGGATGGAAttggggatgggaatggggacAGGAATGGGCAGGGGAACGGGGATAGGGATGGAAATGAGGATGGGGTTGGGACGGGGACTGGGATGGAATGGGATGGGGATAGAGATAGGAGCAGGCACCACGCTGGGATGTGCCCAGCTGGGAGGGTTGGGAtgggaaaagaggggagaaaggggGCACCAGGGTGATGGCAGAGGTGGGAGAT is a window encoding:
- the ORMDL2 gene encoding ORM1-like protein 2 — protein: MNVGVAHSELNPNTRVASSRGSWLAYGLAVGALHVVLLSVPVLSVPMVWTLTNVLHNLVMYLLLHTVKGTPFETPDQGKDRLLTHWEQIDYGLQCTSSRKFLSISPVVLYLLTSFYTKYDPAHFVINTASLLSVLLPKLPQFHGVRLFGINKY
- the DNAJC14 gene encoding dnaJ homolog subfamily C member 14; this encodes GGRAPPGSAAWNGSCGLRPAAATTEDDGNDDGDGDGSTTGPGGCCRCRARDGSCGLACPRCAATEHRPPPPPPREAEEGEEDTTGEDPGGAGKGPRRPRRRQRPRSAPKEKEKEKEEGGRRQRPVRKRSRGARTEELARLKALLEAALGQARRLCAEAGGRLLCSCCRLGAGELGSAPGTVRSWGRRVGQWARSGWLRAARGLRAGAEVARRLLWMLCALLLLLLVLLLGCLRLCWRAVAAGVARLGQTRLAAFLDATGLRRTWGLLGAAGTCQRLWDWLRRWRAPPGELRTGCGPGDAAPGLDGGAPAASSGEEVARLLAMAEVPEEELNPFQALGVEATASDAELKKAYRRLAVLVHPDKNEHPRAEEAFKVLRAAWDIVSNPERRKEYKMKRMAESELSRSVNEFLSRLQDDLKEAMNTMMCSKCQGKHKRFELDRDPLSARYCAECGQLHPAEEGDFWAESSLLGLKITYLAMMDGKVYDITEWAGCQRVGICPDTHRVPYHISFGARSAGAGGRQRSASKGSPSSAADLQDFFTRVFQGTSGPMPGGFPSPPPPAAPPGAAAAAGAPPRTEGGAPKGDAKHKRRKKVRRPFQR
- the LOC116499861 gene encoding transmembrane protein 198-like, which produces MEPGAPSVPRCRLEPRPPLEPGPAALCALGCLLGLVCGGFGYRCFKAIMFLSGLLLGSAVIFALCYKERVLETQLSLEVSAGIALGIGALCGLLTALVRSVGLFTTGLLLGLLLATAALVATAPLLQPQSPWVPAGGLLGLALLCALLALHWQKPLTVLATAVCGAAAVVVCADYVLEALALVLYVYDRLRLAPPAPLCWYSWAVLGAWPALSVLGVLVQWKLTAGGCSRSDAILSRRQKRLQLLRIRQKEAKRRQSPAPPEGTYRRKPPPVKRYAGDVLAPSYIRSLRDRQLESAPPPGPPGPPDDDCGSTVPLTAPPPRGPP